The following coding sequences are from one Tachysurus vachellii isolate PV-2020 chromosome 7, HZAU_Pvac_v1, whole genome shotgun sequence window:
- the rtn3 gene encoding reticulon-3 isoform X1, with translation MADPMTQSRQISSSQGLNDGHSKDTKFSDSFFSSSPVSLIQSSQVYDLVYWRDPKKSGLVFGISLLLLLSLAAFSVISIISYMLLALLCVTISFRVYKSVIQAVQKSSEGHPFKELMEKDVSLAPETFRKHVDSCLTYINRALKQMCRLFLVEDLVDSLKLAVVMWLMTYVGAVFNGITILILVDILAFTVPPLYEKYKTQIDRYIDLVRTQVNSVVAKIQEKLPKAAKRSKAE, from the exons ATGGCAGATCCGATGACACAGTCCCGTCAGATATCGTCGTCTCAAGGGCTGAACGATGGACACTCCAAAGACACGAAGTTTTCCG attcctttttttcctcttcgcCTGTATCTCTCATTCAGTCTTCTCAAG TGTATGACTTGGTGTACTGGCGGGACCCTAAAAAATCAGGCCTGGTGTTTGGCATTTCCCTGCTACTGCTGCTGTCTCTGGCAGCGTTCAGCGTGATCAGCATCATCTCCTACATGCTCCTGGCACTGCTTTGTGTCACCATCTCCTTCCGTGTATACAAATCCGTCATCCAGGCCGTGCAGAAGTCCAGCGAAGGACACCCCTTCAA GGAACTGATGGAGAAGGATGTCAGCTTGGCTCCTGAGACCTTCCGCAAGCACGTGGACTCGTGTCTGACCTACATCAACCGTGCACTCAAGCAAATGTGCCGTCTCTTCCTGGTCGAAGACTTGGTAGATTCCCTCAAG CTGGCTGTGGTCATGTGGTTGATGACATACGTGGGTGCCGTATTCAATGGTATCACCATCCTCATTCTCG tgGATATTCTTGCCTTTACTGTACCACCACTGTATGAGAAATACAAG acccaGATTGATCGCTACATCGACCTTGTACGCACTCAGGTTAATTCTGTAGTGGCCAA GATTCAGGAGAAGCTCCCCAAAGCAGCAAAGCGCAGTAAAGCAGAATGA
- the rtn3 gene encoding reticulon-3 isoform X2: MADPMTQSRQISSSQGLNDGHSKDTKFSVYDLVYWRDPKKSGLVFGISLLLLLSLAAFSVISIISYMLLALLCVTISFRVYKSVIQAVQKSSEGHPFKELMEKDVSLAPETFRKHVDSCLTYINRALKQMCRLFLVEDLVDSLKLAVVMWLMTYVGAVFNGITILILVDILAFTVPPLYEKYKTQIDRYIDLVRTQVNSVVAKIQEKLPKAAKRSKAE, encoded by the exons ATGGCAGATCCGATGACACAGTCCCGTCAGATATCGTCGTCTCAAGGGCTGAACGATGGACACTCCAAAGACACGAAGTTTTCCG TGTATGACTTGGTGTACTGGCGGGACCCTAAAAAATCAGGCCTGGTGTTTGGCATTTCCCTGCTACTGCTGCTGTCTCTGGCAGCGTTCAGCGTGATCAGCATCATCTCCTACATGCTCCTGGCACTGCTTTGTGTCACCATCTCCTTCCGTGTATACAAATCCGTCATCCAGGCCGTGCAGAAGTCCAGCGAAGGACACCCCTTCAA GGAACTGATGGAGAAGGATGTCAGCTTGGCTCCTGAGACCTTCCGCAAGCACGTGGACTCGTGTCTGACCTACATCAACCGTGCACTCAAGCAAATGTGCCGTCTCTTCCTGGTCGAAGACTTGGTAGATTCCCTCAAG CTGGCTGTGGTCATGTGGTTGATGACATACGTGGGTGCCGTATTCAATGGTATCACCATCCTCATTCTCG tgGATATTCTTGCCTTTACTGTACCACCACTGTATGAGAAATACAAG acccaGATTGATCGCTACATCGACCTTGTACGCACTCAGGTTAATTCTGTAGTGGCCAA GATTCAGGAGAAGCTCCCCAAAGCAGCAAAGCGCAGTAAAGCAGAATGA
- the rtn3 gene encoding reticulon-3 isoform X3, which produces MADPMTQSRQISSSQGLNDGHSKDTKFSDSFFSSSPVSLIQSSQDKRVALDSEKQSEGVPTSLRFSSQPSSFSPGTYGNDNSITAIGTKDRSFQEKRELFESSLASQKQDSSPIKISPVSERIRALEALAAKQNDSDWSDTGFHFRERHYEKSHSEIHGVTLRSSIKKKPTSSEQDSPESPFEILGDSRRGSDFEDTADWMRAHLPPAPNFNIAESDFDEIKESSVMPECPSDEMKSKDLDASGISSSFVGVPNEFMDIPDEVSKQSIDDSNQSKQDAIEDESEFDLRFLPTAYMWDKQDKPDVDTQEPSCLTQTQEITSAAPTDCFKAPSLESLPPIPQADSNTKQQSATLGVGTEGVEILEADSSGESDDTVIEDASGVSNDDAVEGGVSTDKQFIPNEQEKRGLQVPIINVIETEEQVLSDYEVEPEEEEEEEEDEQRYQIIQEPATEASKSSEELSDISRSEFEESAPKMDDLISLENIADSDGEYSPKHKIINDDDDDSKDTVHQTSLPSKSHSFEDSQTPSTVPLNTDETSRESSINNLKSHENTEIVPDLPPNYDDLTNDFESSDIDTYLDHYTSEELALKDQLNSGVFAVNYGDTNKLLKSDSPQNQAVSAVQSCEETVDTTDEPVDENKQSYDAESEPSPANVSVDVPVEPLSSQNTMPHLELDDQSVEIEDKKTKSDSGNFSLIEDEDYMTRQEEELPSFQESAVAQFSSSHNDPSSNIIDVISEFVSSDVTEGLLVTNTEPDVINQFDDPHKKISPEPEIKPEFVEAEQNEMVHRKVPDIQISEDTTNISESIDAESEPDEIIQCNTPDMQISQETPSKLESTETKSSTTSSTDSFVEFMRECLKSQQDEESQSLGAVQTTKEHVSDAPSSSAMIMDLEQECLTICALKELGSSPDQQFDMSIPKDIPVSAKEVLSQPLLQSESLTCSNPSPCTLPYENQPDASLTKEIEAIDIWVAEAYHLAEHVLALILTHLTVYDLVYWRDPKKSGLVFGISLLLLLSLAAFSVISIISYMLLALLCVTISFRVYKSVIQAVQKSSEGHPFKELMEKDVSLAPETFRKHVDSCLTYINRALKQMCRLFLVEDLVDSLKLAVVMWLMTYVGAVFNGITILILVDILAFTVPPLYEKYKTQIDRYIDLVRTQVNSVVAKIQEKLPKAAKRSKAE; this is translated from the exons ATGGCAGATCCGATGACACAGTCCCGTCAGATATCGTCGTCTCAAGGGCTGAACGATGGACACTCCAAAGACACGAAGTTTTCCG attcctttttttcctcttcgcCTGTATCTCTCATTCAGTCTTCTCAAG ACAAACGGGTGGCACTGGACTCTGAGAAGCAATCAGAAGGCGTGCCTACCTCACTTCGCTTTTCCTCCCAGCCAAGTTCATTTTCTCCTGGGACTTATGGAAACGATAACTCCATTACTGCGATTGGAACCAAGGATCGTAGTTTCCAAGAGAAAAGAGAGCTTTTTGAATCATCACTTGCATCGCAAAAACAAGATTCTTCTCCTATAAAGATATCCCCTGTGTCTGAGCGAATCAGAGCATTGGAAGCGCTGGCTGCGAAGCAGAATGATTCTGATTGGAGTGATACAGGGTTTCATTTCAGAGAACGCCATTATGAAAAGTCTCATTCTGAGATTCATGGAGTCACTCTTCGTTCATCCATTAAGAAAAAACCCACTTCAAGTGAACAAGATTCTCCTGAATCACCCTTTGAGATACTTGGTGATTCCAGGCGTGGAAGTGACTTTGAGGATACTGCTGACTGGATGAGGGCTCATTTGCCACCAGCGCCTAACTTCAACATTGCAGAATCTGACTTTGATGAGATTAAAGAGTCTTCTGTAATGCCTGAATGTCCATCTGATGAGATGAAGAGCAAAGATTTAGATGCATCAGGAATCTCTTCATCTTTCGTAGGTGTACCTAATGAGTTTATGGACATCCCTGACGAAGTGTCCAAACAATCCATCGATGATTCTAATCAGTCTAAGCAAGATGCTATTGAGGATGAGTCCGAATTTGATCTCAGATTTTTACCTACAGCCTACATGTgggacaaacaagacaaacctGATGTGGATACACAAGAACCATCTTGCCTTACTCAAACCCAGGAGATAACATCTGCTGCACCAACTGATTGTTTTAAGGCTCCATCTCTGGAGTCTTTACCCCCTATTCCCCAGGCTGACTCTAATACAAAACAGCAATCTGCCACTCTAGGTGTTGGTACAGAGGGTGTAGAGATCCTTGAAGCTGACAGCTCAGGTGAATCTGATGATACAGTTATTGAAGATGCAAGTGGTGTCAGTAATGATGATGCTGTCGAAGGTGGAGTTTCTACAGACAAGCAGTTTATTCCAAATGAGCAAGAGAAACGGGGTCTTCAGGTGCCCATTATTAATGTCATTGAAACAGAGGAACAGGTTCTCAGTGATTATGAAGTGGAgcctgaagaagaagaagaagaggaggaggatgagcaGAGATATCAGATAATACAAGAACCTGCAACAGAGGCTTCAAAATCATCTGAGGAGCTTTCTGATATTTCAAGATCAGAATTTGAAGAGTCTGCTCCAAAAATGGATGACCTTATCTCACTGGAAAATATTGCAGATTCTGATGGAGAATATTCTCCAAAACATAAGATAAtcaacgatgatgatgatgatagcaAGGACACCGTTCACCAGACTTCCCTTCCCTCAAAGAGTCATAGCTTCGAGGACTCTCAAACACCGTCAACTGTCCCACTGAATACAGATGAAACCTCCAGAGAATCTTCCATCAACAATCTAAAATCACACGAAAATACAGAAATTGTTCCTGACCTTCCACCTAATTATGATGATCTCACAAATGATTTTGAGTCCAGTGATATAGATACTTACTTGGATCATTATACTAGTGAGGAACTGGCCCTAAAAGACCAGTTGAATTCTGGTGTGTTTGCTGTAAATTATGGGGACACAAACAAGTTACTAAAATCTGACTCTCCTCAAAATCAAGCTGTGTCGGCTGTGCAGTCATGTGAGGAAACTGTTGATACAACTGACGAGCCTGTTGATGAAAATAAGCAGAGTTATGATGCCGAATCAGAGCCCTCTCCTGCTAACGTTTCAGTAGATGTCCCTGTGGAGCCTCTGTCTTCTCAAAATACCATGCCACATCTTGAATTAGATGATCAGAGTGTAGAAATTGAGGACAAGAAGACAAAATCTGATTCAGGGAATTTTTCATTGATTGAGGATGAGGATTACATGACTAGGCAGGAGGAAGAGTTGCCGTCTTTCCAAGAGAGCGCAGTTGCTCAGTTTTCCTCTTCTCATAATGATCCATCCAGCAATATCATTGATGTGATCTCTGAATTTGTGTCCAGTGATGTAACTGAGGGACTACTGGTAACCAACACTGAACCAGATGTAATAAACCAGTTTGATGATCCACATAAAAAGATATCTCCAGAACCCGAAATCAAACCCGAGTTTGTTGAAGCAGAACAAAATGAAATGGTCCATCGTAAAGTTCCTGACATACAGATATCTGAGGACACAACAAACATATCTGAGTCCATTGACGCAGAATCCGAACCAGATGAAATAATCCAGTGCAATACTCCAGATATGCAGATATCCCAAGAAACCCCAAGCAAACTCGAGTCAACTGAGACAAAATCTTCTACAACATCTTCAACAGATAGTTTTGTGGAGTTTATGAGAGAGTGTTTGAAATCTCAGCAGGATGAAGAATCTCAAAGCCTTGGTGCAGTACAGACCACTAAGGAACACGTATCTGATGCTCCTTCTTCCTCTGCTATGATCATGGACTTGGAGCAAGAGTGCCTTACGATCTGTGCTTTAAAAGAGCTTGGGAGTAGTCCTGACCAACAGTTTGATATGAGCATTCCTAAAGACATTCCAGTCTCTGCAAAGGAAGTACTTTCACAACCTTTATTGCAGTCTGAGTCTTTAACTTGCTCAAATCCCTCTCCTTGCACTCTTCCATATGAGAACCAGCCAGATGCCTCGCTAACCAAAGAGATTGAGGCAATCGACATCTGGGTGGCAGAAGCCTACCACCTTGCAGAGCATGTCTTGGCACTAATACTAACCCACCTGACAG TGTATGACTTGGTGTACTGGCGGGACCCTAAAAAATCAGGCCTGGTGTTTGGCATTTCCCTGCTACTGCTGCTGTCTCTGGCAGCGTTCAGCGTGATCAGCATCATCTCCTACATGCTCCTGGCACTGCTTTGTGTCACCATCTCCTTCCGTGTATACAAATCCGTCATCCAGGCCGTGCAGAAGTCCAGCGAAGGACACCCCTTCAA GGAACTGATGGAGAAGGATGTCAGCTTGGCTCCTGAGACCTTCCGCAAGCACGTGGACTCGTGTCTGACCTACATCAACCGTGCACTCAAGCAAATGTGCCGTCTCTTCCTGGTCGAAGACTTGGTAGATTCCCTCAAG CTGGCTGTGGTCATGTGGTTGATGACATACGTGGGTGCCGTATTCAATGGTATCACCATCCTCATTCTCG tgGATATTCTTGCCTTTACTGTACCACCACTGTATGAGAAATACAAG acccaGATTGATCGCTACATCGACCTTGTACGCACTCAGGTTAATTCTGTAGTGGCCAA GATTCAGGAGAAGCTCCCCAAAGCAGCAAAGCGCAGTAAAGCAGAATGA
- the men1 gene encoding menin, whose protein sequence is MGLRSAQKKFFPLRGIDGVVQLFEYELGNPEPDLALLSLVLGFVEHFLAVNRVVPVNVPGVRFEPLKGDSLNSCFPTVDLGLISALHERFTAQIRGAVDLSLYRRPAAGSSRELVKKVSDVIWNSLSRSYFKDRAHIQSLFSLITGTKLDSSGVAFAVVAACQVLGLKDVHLALSEDHAWVIFGKAGEETAEVTWHGKGNEDRRGQTVSTGVSERSWLYLKGSYMKCNRNMEVAFMVCAINPSLDLHTDSSELLQLQQRLLWLLYERGDLDRYPMAMGTLADLEDQEPVGKGDPLTIHLKAVDSAKKYYNNEHIYPFMYLAGYHYRHRNVQEALRAWAEAATVIQDYNYCREDEEIYKEFFDIANDVIPTLLKETATESGEGSEGADKEQPRQTAALSALQDPECFAHLLRFYDGICKWEEGSPTPVLHVGWATFLVQSLSRFDSQIRKKVTIITKESEPQDDDDQASDDPREGRRRGPRRESKAEESAGPSPPAATATPPSQPGQPKKVGGEGGRRRSSAGGRGKETDGKIDASSPNSPVPSPTQAVAVSGGPVVSFHSEKMKGMKELLSAAKINSSAIKLQLTAQSQVQMKRQKPTPSGDYSLSFMKRPRKTL, encoded by the exons ATGGGCCTGCGGTCAGCTCAAAAGAAGTTCTTCCCCCTGCGAGGCATTGATGGCGTGGTGCAGCTCTTTGAATATGAATTGGGAAACCCCGAGCCTGATCTGGCCCTGCTGTCTCTGGTGCTGGGCTTCGTCGAACACTTCCTGGCAGTCAACCGCGTGGTGCCTGTCAACGTCCCTGGAGTGCGTTTTGAACCCCTCAAAGGCGACAGCCTCAACTCCTGCTTCCCTACAGTAGATCTAGGCTTGATATCAGCGCTACACGAACGCTTCACGGCTCAGATCCGCGGTGCAGTGGATCTGTCACTGTACCGCAGGCCAGCCGCAGGGTCGAGCAGAGAACTAGTGAAGAAGGTCTCGGATGTGATCTGGAACAGCTTGAGCCGATCGTACTTCAAGGATCGTGCCCACATTCAGTCTCTCTTTAGTCTAATAACAG GCACAAAGTTGGACAGCTCTGGCGTGGCATTTGCAGTGGTGGCTGCATGTCAGGTTCTTGGGCTGAAGGATGTTCACTTGGCCCTGTCAGAGGACCACGCCTGGGTGATCTTTGGCAAAGCCGGTGAGGAAACAGCTGAGGTTACGTGGCATGGCAAAGGCAATGAGGACAGGAGAGGCCAGACAGTCAGTACTGGAGTCAGTGAGAGG AGCTGGCTGTATTTGAAAGGATCCTACATGAAGTGCAATCGCAACATGGAAGTAGCGTTCATGGTTTGCGCCATCAACCCGTCTTTAGATCTACACACAGACAGCTCTGAGCTCCTACAGCTTCAGCAG AGGCTGCTTTGGTTGCTGTATGAGCGAGGAGACTTGGACAG ATATCCAATGGCAATGGGCACTCTTGCTGACCTTGAAGATCAAGAACCTGTCGGCAAAGGAGACCCTCTCACAATTCATCTCAAG GCTGTGGATTCCGCCAAGAAGTACTACAACAATGAGCACATCTACCCCTTTATGTACTTGGCTGGATACCACTACAGACACAGGAATGTGCAGGAGGCTCTGAGGGCCTGGGCCGAGGCCGCTACAGTCATACAAGA TTACAACTACTGCCGTGAGGATGAGGAGATCTATAAGGAGTTCTTTGATATAGCAAATGATGTCATCCCCACCCTTCTCAAAGAGACTGCTACTGAGAGTGGAGAGGGCAGTGAGGGAGCAGATAAG GAACAACCAAGACAGACTGCAGCCCTCTCTGCATTACAGGACCCAGAATGCTTTGCGCACTTGTTACGTTTCTATGATGGAATCTGTAAATGGGAAGAAGGAAGTCCCACACCCGTGCTTCACGTAGGCTGGGCCACCTTCCTAGTACAGTCTCTGAGTCGCTTTGATTCTCAG aTAAGAAAGAAAGTGACAATCATCACCAAAGAATCAGAGCCGCAAGACGATGACGACCAAGCTAGTGACGACCCCCGCGAGGGCCGGAGGAGAGGCCCACGACGCGAGTCCAAAGCTGAGGAATCTGCAGGACCTTCTCCACCAGCAGCTACTGCGACTCCGCCTTCCCAGCCTGGTCAGCCCAAAAAAGTGGGGGGAGAAGGAGGCCGTCGTCGTTCTTCAGCTGGAGGACGAGGGAAAGAAACAGACGGAAAGATTGATGCATCTTCTCCAAACAGTCCCGTTCCTTCCCCTACCCAAGCAGTCGCTGTGTCCGGCGGCCCAGTGGTGTCGTTCCACAGCGAGAAGATGAAGGGCATGAAGGAGCTGCTCTCAGCAGCCAAGATCAACTCAAGCGCTATTAAGCTGCAACTCACTGCCCAGTCACAAGTTCAGATGAAGAGGCAGAAACCCACTCCTTCTGGTGACTACAGCCTGTCCTTCATGAAACGCCCTCGCAAAACTCTCTAG